The following proteins come from a genomic window of Gemmatimonas sp.:
- a CDS encoding PIG-L family deacetylase — protein sequence MHPFAASRRTISAAALAAALVVPAAPLAAQVAPERGAAALGSALAGIGTTGRVLTVAAHPDDEDTPIIAWLTRGRHVETAYLSLTRGDGGQNLIGNELGEALGAIRTQELLAARRIDGGTQYFTRAYDFGFSKNAEETYRHWPKDSILGDVVRVVRAFRPHVVIGFFSGTPRDGHGHHQVSGLLAREAYELAADTVRFPVREFGMPWTPQKFYRSARQVPDSATLRVNTGEYNAMLGRSYYEIAAESRSQHKSQGFGVLQRKGVIWGYLSREATRAGPADARAERSLFDGIDTTWAAIRRRVPAATQPVLDSALQALTHLRAEYRAADPAGIVEPLARTLGQFRRVRNTLGSGPFVYINDGLRGGNSPNARRAMDEADPALWVAMATTVERTEQALVLAAGVVVEATAPRGTFPVREPVKVDVNDTLPVTVTVFNRGRAPIFLRNAGVAGIGLRGIDQGDVTIAPDSAHVMTRWAVAFASNSPWWRAKGRQQQDWFQQPIDSRDEVAQQEKVSTVLQAFLQIAGESVTITTPVVYRYADPVKGDLQIPVSAVPGISVNLGSTMEYIRAGVPVDRYIPVRVTSSYPHEAKVAVRILLPDGLKADTVERERTLEAQGSVMVTFRVRGTIRAGRHELGAMALHEGTMSTSGPYLVAYDHITPMRLYGASGMYLSAVDVKLPPRARVGYVEGVGDAGVKALEQLDITVEKLEPAMLGSMDLSRFTSIVVGPRAYETSETLVKNNARLLEYARRGGTLVVQYGAQNMNAFPGITPYPLQWAPRAARVTMEDAPVTVLQPAHPLLTSPNRIGAADWADWAQERATYMPSVIDRRYTPLLRMNDPDEAANDGALLTAPVGRGRYVYVTLALFRQWSAGVPGAARLLANLVAGQAIAMPPKM from the coding sequence ATGCACCCTTTCGCTGCTTCGAGGCGAACGATCAGCGCCGCGGCTCTTGCCGCGGCGCTCGTCGTTCCGGCCGCTCCGCTCGCGGCACAGGTCGCTCCCGAACGTGGCGCGGCCGCCCTCGGGTCTGCGCTGGCCGGGATCGGCACCACCGGGCGCGTCCTCACCGTGGCCGCACATCCCGATGACGAAGACACGCCCATCATCGCGTGGCTCACCCGCGGCCGCCACGTGGAGACGGCGTATCTCTCGCTGACGCGCGGTGACGGTGGCCAGAATCTCATCGGCAACGAACTCGGCGAAGCGCTCGGCGCCATCCGTACGCAGGAGCTGCTCGCCGCACGGCGCATCGACGGCGGCACGCAGTACTTCACGCGCGCCTATGACTTCGGGTTCAGCAAGAACGCCGAGGAGACGTACCGGCACTGGCCGAAGGACAGCATCCTCGGCGACGTGGTGCGCGTGGTGCGGGCGTTCCGGCCGCACGTGGTGATCGGCTTCTTCAGCGGTACGCCGCGCGACGGCCACGGGCATCATCAGGTGAGCGGGCTGCTGGCACGCGAGGCCTACGAACTGGCTGCCGACACGGTGCGTTTCCCCGTGCGCGAGTTCGGGATGCCGTGGACACCGCAGAAATTCTACCGCAGCGCGCGGCAGGTACCCGACAGCGCCACATTGCGTGTGAATACCGGCGAGTACAATGCGATGCTCGGCCGAAGCTACTACGAGATTGCCGCGGAGAGTCGGTCGCAGCACAAGAGTCAGGGCTTTGGCGTGCTCCAGCGCAAAGGCGTGATCTGGGGCTATCTCTCGCGCGAAGCCACGCGTGCCGGGCCCGCCGATGCGCGCGCCGAACGCTCGCTGTTCGACGGCATCGATACCACGTGGGCGGCGATTCGCCGTCGGGTACCGGCGGCGACACAGCCGGTGCTGGACTCGGCGCTCCAGGCGCTCACGCACCTTCGCGCCGAGTATCGCGCTGCCGATCCTGCAGGCATCGTCGAGCCGCTGGCGCGGACACTTGGACAGTTCCGTCGTGTGCGCAACACGCTGGGGAGCGGCCCCTTCGTATACATCAACGACGGGTTGCGCGGTGGGAACAGCCCCAATGCGCGGCGCGCAATGGACGAGGCGGACCCGGCGCTCTGGGTGGCCATGGCCACGACCGTGGAGCGTACGGAGCAGGCGCTCGTGCTCGCGGCTGGCGTGGTGGTGGAAGCCACGGCCCCGCGTGGCACGTTTCCGGTTCGTGAGCCGGTAAAGGTGGACGTGAACGATACGTTGCCGGTCACGGTGACCGTGTTCAACCGGGGGCGGGCACCGATCTTCCTGCGCAATGCCGGCGTGGCGGGCATCGGGTTGCGTGGCATCGACCAGGGCGATGTCACCATTGCGCCCGACAGCGCGCACGTGATGACGCGATGGGCGGTGGCCTTCGCGAGCAACTCACCGTGGTGGCGTGCCAAGGGGCGCCAGCAGCAGGACTGGTTCCAGCAGCCCATCGATTCGCGCGATGAGGTCGCTCAGCAGGAGAAGGTGTCCACGGTCCTGCAGGCGTTCCTGCAGATCGCCGGGGAATCGGTGACCATCACCACGCCGGTTGTCTACCGCTATGCCGACCCGGTCAAGGGCGATCTGCAGATTCCGGTGAGTGCGGTGCCGGGCATCTCGGTGAACCTCGGCAGCACCATGGAGTACATCCGCGCGGGAGTGCCAGTGGATCGCTACATCCCGGTGCGCGTCACCTCGTCGTATCCGCACGAGGCCAAGGTGGCGGTGCGCATCCTGCTCCCCGATGGTCTCAAGGCCGACACGGTCGAGCGTGAACGCACCCTGGAGGCGCAGGGCAGTGTAATGGTGACGTTCCGTGTGCGCGGCACCATCAGGGCCGGGCGTCACGAGCTCGGTGCCATGGCACTCCACGAGGGCACCATGAGCACGAGCGGCCCGTATCTGGTGGCGTACGATCATATCACGCCCATGCGCCTGTACGGCGCCTCGGGCATGTACCTGTCGGCGGTCGATGTGAAGCTGCCCCCGCGCGCACGCGTGGGCTACGTGGAAGGGGTCGGTGATGCCGGCGTCAAGGCACTGGAGCAGCTCGACATCACGGTGGAGAAGCTCGAGCCGGCCATGCTCGGCAGTATGGACCTCTCGCGCTTCACCAGCATCGTGGTCGGGCCGCGCGCCTACGAAACGAGTGAGACGCTGGTGAAGAACAACGCGCGGCTGCTGGAGTATGCCCGACGCGGCGGTACGCTGGTGGTGCAGTACGGCGCGCAGAACATGAACGCCTTCCCGGGAATCACGCCCTATCCGCTGCAGTGGGCGCCGCGGGCGGCGCGCGTGACCATGGAGGACGCACCGGTCACGGTGCTGCAGCCCGCCCATCCGCTGCTCACGAGTCCCAACCGTATTGGCGCTGCCGATTGGGCTGACTGGGCGCAGGAACGTGCCACCTACATGCCCAGCGTGATCGACCGGCGTTACACGCCACTGCTGCGCATGAACGATCCCGACGAAGCCGCCAATGACGGTGCGCTGCTCACCGCGCCCGTGGGCAGAGGGCGGTACGTGTACGTCACGCTCGCGCTGTTCCGGCAGTGGTCTGCGGGGGTGCCGGGGGCGGCGCGGCTGCTGGCGAATCTGGTGGCGGGGCAGGCGATCGCGATGCCGCCGAAAATGTAG
- a CDS encoding sodium:solute symporter: MHWINWVIVAVYLLVVVVDGLRRTRGTTNIEGYFLASRRLPWWAVGLSVMATQLSAITLIGTTGQGATDGLRFVQFYFGLPVAMVLLGVTLVPFLHGAKVYTAYEYLERRFDARTRSLTSFLFLLSRGMSAGTIIAAPSVVLSAIFGWDLTWCVLLIGVPTIVYTVLGGVEAVAWADVKQMVVIVGALLALVAVLIWRLPVPLDDAFRLAGATGRLRVFDFSFSLTETYTFWSGILGGTFLMLSYFGTDQSQVQRYLAARSVDEARSSLLMSAYWKIPLQALILIIGVLVFLFYTFAPSPMLFNPRHDGILRERQPAVYAALESRHAAALAGRELAARDAATAPGGAALATFKAQNDALETVRKDALAAAAVASGESARDVNYIIPRFVLDNLPLGFAGVFLAAVLAAAMSSIAAELNSLATATVVDFYQRWYRKEDTDRHFLTVGRVATALWGVFAMVVATYAATLGSLIEVVNRFGSFFYGSILGVFLLAMVKRATALGAFAGLIAGMSAVAAVSFGLPTVSFLWHNVIGAVVVFSVGLLLSVGGKRAALA, from the coding sequence ATGCATTGGATCAACTGGGTCATCGTGGCGGTGTACCTGCTCGTCGTCGTCGTCGACGGGCTGCGCCGCACGCGCGGCACGACGAACATCGAGGGCTATTTCCTCGCCTCGCGGCGCCTCCCGTGGTGGGCCGTCGGCCTGAGCGTCATGGCCACGCAGCTGTCGGCCATCACCCTCATCGGGACCACCGGGCAGGGGGCGACCGACGGCCTGCGCTTCGTGCAGTTCTACTTCGGGCTGCCCGTGGCGATGGTGCTGCTGGGGGTCACGCTCGTGCCCTTCCTGCACGGCGCCAAGGTCTACACCGCGTACGAGTACCTCGAGCGGCGCTTCGACGCGCGGACCCGGTCGCTCACGAGCTTCCTGTTTCTCCTCTCCCGGGGCATGTCGGCCGGCACGATCATCGCGGCGCCCAGCGTGGTACTGAGCGCGATTTTCGGGTGGGACCTCACGTGGTGCGTACTGCTCATTGGCGTCCCCACGATCGTCTATACCGTGCTCGGGGGGGTGGAGGCGGTCGCCTGGGCCGACGTGAAGCAGATGGTGGTTATCGTCGGGGCGCTGCTGGCGCTGGTTGCCGTACTCATCTGGCGTCTGCCGGTCCCGCTGGATGACGCCTTCCGCCTTGCCGGCGCCACCGGACGGCTACGCGTCTTTGATTTCTCCTTCTCGCTCACCGAGACGTACACGTTCTGGTCCGGCATCCTCGGCGGCACGTTTCTCATGCTGAGCTACTTCGGCACCGACCAGAGCCAGGTGCAGCGCTACCTGGCCGCACGTTCGGTGGACGAGGCCCGGAGTTCGCTGCTCATGAGTGCCTATTGGAAGATTCCCCTGCAGGCGCTCATTCTCATCATTGGCGTGCTGGTGTTCCTTTTCTACACCTTCGCGCCATCGCCCATGCTCTTCAATCCGCGGCACGATGGCATCCTGCGGGAGCGGCAGCCGGCGGTGTACGCGGCGCTCGAGTCGCGGCATGCCGCGGCGCTGGCGGGGCGCGAACTGGCAGCGCGTGACGCAGCCACCGCCCCCGGCGGCGCGGCGCTGGCCACCTTCAAGGCGCAGAACGACGCCCTGGAGACGGTGCGCAAAGACGCGCTGGCGGCCGCGGCCGTGGCCAGCGGCGAAAGTGCCCGCGACGTGAACTATATCATTCCGCGCTTCGTGCTCGACAACCTGCCGCTCGGTTTCGCGGGGGTGTTCCTCGCGGCCGTGCTGGCCGCGGCCATGTCATCGATTGCGGCCGAACTCAATTCGCTGGCCACGGCGACCGTCGTCGACTTCTACCAGCGGTGGTATCGAAAGGAAGATACCGATCGGCATTTCCTTACCGTCGGTCGCGTTGCCACTGCGCTCTGGGGCGTCTTTGCCATGGTCGTGGCAACCTACGCGGCCACGCTCGGCTCCCTCATTGAAGTGGTGAACCGGTTCGGTTCGTTCTTCTACGGCTCCATTCTCGGCGTCTTCCTGCTGGCGATGGTGAAGCGTGCCACCGCGTTGGGGGCGTTCGCGGGGCTCATCGCCGGCATGAGCGCGGTGGCAGCGGTCTCGTTCGGCCTGCCCACGGTGAGTTTTCTCTGGCACAACGTGATCGGTGCCGTGGTGGTGTTCTCGGTAGGGCTGCTGCTGTCGGTGGGAGGAAAGCGCGCGGCGTTGGCGTAG
- a CDS encoding M20/M25/M40 family metallo-hydrolase, with the protein MSRRIALGLLLSTAPIPVAAQSILRPAPGAPTTLTPAQQAARAVYEEMVEINTADSVGSVTKSAEAVAARFRAAGFPTADIQLVGPADKPAKQNLVVRYRGKGAGKPILLLAHLDVVQAKRSDWASDPFEMREESGYFIGRGVADDKSMAAILTANLLRYKQEGWVPERDLILALTADEEGGNTNGVSWLIEHRRELIDAEYAINEGGGGTLGPNDEPLFHSIQAAEKVYHDFTLTVRNTGGHSSVPRKDNAIYSLAAALLRIQQYTFPVELNDVTRPFFEQTAKVEIPSLAAAMRAIVANPGDTAAARIISTDPRYASMLRTTCVATMLEGGHAPNALPQFVKANVNCRIAPTSTGSQVKAVLQRLVNDSSVAIATDRPDRRDGAPTPINASLLRATTQLTAAMFKGVPVIPTMSTGATDGYRLRAAGIPTYGVSGIFSAAGETNAHGRDEKLRVKSFYDGLEFLYLLVKQVAGPTKPIS; encoded by the coding sequence ATGTCACGTCGCATTGCGCTTGGCCTCCTGCTCTCGACCGCTCCGATCCCGGTTGCCGCCCAGTCCATCCTGCGCCCCGCGCCCGGGGCCCCCACGACGCTTACGCCGGCGCAGCAGGCGGCGCGCGCCGTCTACGAAGAGATGGTCGAGATCAACACCGCCGACTCGGTGGGAAGTGTGACGAAGTCGGCGGAGGCGGTAGCGGCGCGGTTCCGAGCGGCGGGGTTCCCGACGGCCGATATTCAGCTCGTGGGGCCGGCCGACAAGCCGGCCAAGCAGAACCTCGTGGTACGCTACCGCGGCAAGGGAGCGGGCAAGCCGATCCTGCTGCTGGCCCACCTCGACGTGGTGCAGGCCAAGCGCAGCGACTGGGCCAGCGATCCGTTCGAGATGCGGGAGGAGAGCGGCTACTTCATTGGCCGCGGCGTGGCCGACGACAAGAGCATGGCGGCCATTCTCACGGCCAACCTGCTGCGCTACAAGCAGGAAGGGTGGGTGCCGGAGCGCGATCTCATTCTTGCCCTCACGGCCGATGAGGAGGGCGGCAACACCAATGGGGTATCGTGGCTCATCGAACACCGCCGCGAGCTCATCGACGCCGAGTACGCCATCAATGAGGGTGGTGGTGGTACCCTGGGGCCGAATGACGAGCCCTTGTTTCACAGCATTCAGGCGGCCGAGAAGGTGTACCACGACTTCACCCTCACGGTACGCAACACCGGCGGGCACTCGAGTGTCCCGCGTAAGGACAACGCCATCTACTCGCTGGCAGCCGCGCTGCTCAGGATTCAGCAGTACACCTTCCCGGTCGAATTGAACGACGTGACGCGTCCGTTCTTCGAGCAGACCGCCAAGGTGGAGATCCCTTCCCTGGCGGCCGCCATGCGCGCCATTGTTGCAAACCCGGGGGACACCGCCGCGGCACGCATCATCAGCACCGACCCGCGCTACGCCAGCATGCTGCGCACCACCTGCGTGGCGACGATGCTGGAGGGCGGACACGCCCCCAACGCCCTGCCGCAGTTCGTGAAGGCCAACGTGAACTGCCGTATTGCGCCCACCAGCACCGGCTCGCAGGTGAAAGCCGTGCTGCAACGCCTCGTGAACGACAGCAGCGTGGCGATCGCGACCGACCGTCCCGATCGTCGGGACGGGGCGCCAACGCCCATCAATGCCTCGCTGCTGCGCGCCACCACCCAGCTCACGGCGGCGATGTTCAAGGGGGTACCCGTCATTCCCACCATGAGCACCGGGGCGACGGACGGCTACCGGTTGCGGGCTGCCGGCATTCCCACTTATGGCGTGAGTGGCATCTTCTCGGCGGCCGGTGAGACCAACGCGCACGGCCGCGACGAGAAGCTGCGCGTGAAGTCGTTCTACGACGGCCTCGAGTTCCTGTACCTGCTGGTCAAACAGGTTGCCGGCCCGACCAAGCCGATTTCCTGA
- a CDS encoding TldD/PmbA family protein, giving the protein MTRSRRDFLKAGATVAAGSLVATSPLLANPARVVPPLADVPRADDPAIKALMQVAIDTARSGGASYADVRVAARRQQNVNTRDRIVQGVSDTDTYGLGVRTLVDGAWGFAATSRLDKDSVANAAKAALGQARANRASQLRPVELAPTPGNQVGTWTSPIEVDPFTVAITDKVAYLLAANEAALKVKGIRNVNSSMFFLREEKSLMTSDGSYIVQTIYRTSPSMTVTAVSPDFRDFQSVQGNEIAPMGLGYEHVTNSKLAEHAPRWAELAVQKLSAKPVEPGRYDLLLHPSNLWLTVHEVIAHPTELDRALGFEANYAGTSFIAPPKDVLGKLRIGTDLLNIVGDREQKGSLGAIGWDDEAVKPVKFDIIKNGMFVDYQTTREQATMMADYYRSVGKPVRSYGCSYAQSWADVQFQRMPNVSMVPGTNDDTWESMIAKMDKGIAIVGDGSFSIDQQRYNGQFAGQVFYEVKGGKIVGQLKDVAYQFRTPEFWKSLKAIGGPRSYHLGGAFGDAKGQPGQSNSVSHGCVPSLFQQVNIINTGRTA; this is encoded by the coding sequence ATGACCCGCTCCCGTCGCGACTTCCTCAAGGCCGGCGCCACGGTCGCCGCCGGCTCGCTCGTGGCCACGAGTCCGCTGCTGGCCAATCCCGCTCGCGTCGTACCCCCGTTGGCCGATGTGCCGCGCGCCGACGATCCCGCCATCAAGGCGCTCATGCAGGTCGCGATCGACACGGCCAGGAGCGGCGGTGCCTCGTACGCCGACGTGCGCGTGGCCGCTCGCCGCCAGCAGAACGTGAATACGCGCGATCGCATCGTGCAGGGGGTGAGCGACACCGACACCTACGGTCTCGGGGTGCGCACCTTGGTCGATGGTGCCTGGGGCTTCGCGGCCACGAGCCGCCTCGACAAGGACAGTGTCGCGAATGCCGCGAAGGCCGCCCTCGGGCAGGCGCGCGCCAACCGCGCGTCGCAGCTCAGGCCGGTGGAACTGGCGCCTACCCCCGGCAATCAGGTGGGCACGTGGACGAGCCCCATTGAGGTGGATCCGTTCACGGTGGCCATCACCGACAAGGTGGCGTACCTGCTGGCGGCCAATGAAGCCGCGCTCAAGGTGAAGGGCATCCGCAACGTCAACTCGAGCATGTTCTTTCTGCGCGAGGAGAAGTCGCTCATGACGAGCGATGGCTCGTACATCGTACAGACGATCTACCGCACGTCACCCAGCATGACCGTGACGGCGGTGAGCCCCGACTTCCGCGACTTCCAGTCGGTGCAGGGCAACGAGATCGCGCCCATGGGGCTGGGCTACGAGCATGTGACGAACAGCAAGCTTGCCGAGCATGCGCCGCGGTGGGCCGAGTTGGCCGTGCAGAAGCTCAGTGCCAAGCCGGTGGAACCGGGGCGCTACGATCTGTTGCTGCACCCCAGTAATCTCTGGCTGACGGTGCATGAAGTGATCGCGCACCCCACCGAACTCGATCGCGCGCTTGGCTTCGAGGCCAACTACGCCGGCACCAGCTTCATTGCCCCACCCAAGGATGTGCTGGGCAAGCTGCGTATCGGCACCGACCTGCTCAACATCGTGGGCGATCGCGAGCAGAAGGGCTCGTTGGGGGCCATTGGCTGGGACGACGAAGCGGTGAAGCCGGTCAAGTTCGACATCATCAAGAACGGCATGTTCGTGGACTACCAGACCACGCGGGAACAGGCGACGATGATGGCCGACTACTACCGGAGCGTCGGCAAGCCGGTCCGCAGCTACGGCTGCTCGTATGCCCAAAGCTGGGCCGACGTGCAGTTCCAGCGCATGCCCAACGTGAGCATGGTGCCCGGCACCAATGACGACACGTGGGAGAGCATGATCGCCAAGATGGACAAGGGCATTGCCATCGTGGGCGACGGCTCCTTCTCCATCGATCAGCAGCGCTACAACGGCCAGTTCGCCGGTCAGGTGTTCTACGAAGTGAAGGGCGGCAAGATCGTGGGGCAGCTCAAGGACGTGGCGTACCAGTTCCGCACCCCGGAGTTCTGGAAGTCGCTCAAGGCCATCGGTGGGCCGCGCAGCTACCACCTGGGCGGCGCGTTCGGCGATGCCAAGGGACAGCCCGGACAGTCCAACTCCGTCAGCCACGGCTGCGTGCCGTCGCTCTTCCAGCAGGTCAACATCATCAACACCGGGAGGACGGCATGA
- a CDS encoding TldD/PmbA family protein — protein MSALAPRSLFAPATILSRAEAQEIAQRALTNSPAPETRVSINSSARADTRFALNQVTTSGENSDTQVTITAYDGNRAASVNTNRLDEASLAAAARQAYEIAKLVPPNPERMPELGAQSFPALQERVLSLPTPAERAAAAKIVTELARKNELIATGFIECRAGASALANSKGLFAYDSSSSVTMTSTVRSPDGTGSGWACSDGNSFDELDPATLAATAVQKARDSRSPVAIEPGRYTTILEPTATGNLVQLIVGAMQARAADEGRSFFTKPGGGNKIGLKVVDERVTLVADPDDNPSTGGGFDEDGQPLQKVVWIENGVVKNLNYDRYWAQKQGVQPTRAGGGGFRGAGRSLRMMGGTSSMAEMVKGTERGVLVTRFWYIRPVDARTILYTGLTRDGTFLIENGKVTRPIKNFRYNESPIFFLNNLEAMGPSVRVNASENLGAGGAVFMPAIKVRDFTFSSLSDAV, from the coding sequence ATGAGCGCGCTCGCGCCCCGTTCGCTGTTCGCGCCGGCCACCATCCTGTCACGCGCCGAGGCCCAGGAAATCGCCCAGCGCGCGCTCACGAACTCGCCCGCGCCGGAAACGCGTGTGAGCATCAACAGCAGTGCACGCGCGGATACACGCTTTGCGCTCAATCAGGTTACGACGTCAGGCGAGAACAGCGATACCCAGGTCACCATCACCGCCTACGATGGAAATCGCGCGGCAAGCGTGAACACCAATCGCCTCGACGAGGCATCGCTGGCGGCGGCGGCCAGACAGGCGTACGAAATCGCGAAGTTGGTGCCACCCAACCCCGAGCGCATGCCGGAGCTTGGCGCACAGAGCTTTCCGGCACTGCAGGAGCGCGTACTGTCGCTCCCCACACCGGCCGAGCGTGCGGCGGCGGCCAAGATCGTCACGGAGCTGGCGCGCAAGAACGAGCTCATTGCCACGGGTTTCATCGAGTGCCGCGCGGGCGCATCGGCGCTGGCCAACAGCAAGGGGCTGTTCGCCTACGATTCGAGCAGCAGCGTGACCATGACCAGCACGGTGCGCTCACCCGACGGGACCGGCTCGGGATGGGCGTGCAGCGACGGCAACAGCTTCGACGAGCTCGATCCCGCCACGCTGGCAGCCACCGCCGTGCAGAAAGCACGTGACTCGCGCAGCCCCGTGGCCATCGAACCCGGGCGCTACACCACCATTCTCGAGCCGACGGCGACGGGCAATCTGGTGCAGCTCATCGTGGGGGCCATGCAGGCACGCGCTGCCGACGAGGGACGCTCCTTCTTCACGAAGCCGGGCGGTGGCAACAAGATCGGGCTCAAGGTGGTCGACGAACGCGTCACGCTGGTGGCGGATCCCGACGACAACCCGTCCACGGGTGGCGGGTTCGACGAAGACGGGCAGCCGCTGCAGAAGGTGGTGTGGATCGAGAACGGTGTGGTGAAGAACCTCAACTATGATCGCTACTGGGCACAGAAGCAGGGCGTGCAGCCCACGCGCGCCGGCGGCGGCGGGTTTCGCGGTGCTGGCCGATCCTTGCGCATGATGGGGGGCACGTCGAGCATGGCCGAGATGGTCAAGGGCACTGAGCGTGGTGTGCTGGTCACGCGCTTCTGGTACATCCGGCCAGTGGATGCGCGCACGATCCTGTACACCGGCCTCACGCGCGATGGCACCTTCCTGATCGAGAACGGCAAGGTCACGCGCCCGATCAAGAACTTCCGCTACAACGAAAGCCCCATCTTCTTCCTGAACAACCTGGAAGCGATGGGGCCCTCGGTCCGGGTCAACGCCAGCGAGAACCTTGGCGCCGGCGGCGCGGTGTTCATGCCGGCCATCAAGGTACGCGACTTCACCTTCTCGAGCCTCAGCGACGCCGTATAG
- a CDS encoding superinfection immunity protein — protein MLFPPLSLLQRAEPQFRYTGGGLPKGAVIIVALVLLYFLPSMLAFAGGKRRRWKIVAVNVLAGWTIIGWIVSMIMNWAYEAPDVNADIAES, from the coding sequence ATGCTCTTCCCCCCGCTTTCGCTGCTGCAGCGTGCCGAGCCGCAATTCCGCTATACCGGAGGCGGGCTGCCCAAGGGCGCCGTCATCATCGTCGCCCTGGTGCTGCTCTATTTCCTGCCGAGCATGCTCGCGTTTGCCGGTGGGAAGCGGCGCAGGTGGAAGATTGTCGCCGTGAACGTGCTCGCCGGTTGGACGATCATTGGCTGGATCGTGTCGATGATCATGAACTGGGCGTACGAAGCTCCCGACGTGAACGCCGACATCGCCGAGTCGTGA
- a CDS encoding alpha-amylase family glycosyl hydrolase has product MTLLLALLAPLAASAQAPIVEKVEPPNWWANHSINPVRVLIRGQHLTGARVECPQLACGDVKVNVQGTYAFVDVRIAPSTRPGAYPLTLRTANGSVKAPFTVAAQLPVLGRFQGFGVDDVVYLLMPDRFANGDTTNDRTPKSPDILDRTKGRFYHGGDLAGVRQKLPYLKQLGITAIWMNPIYDNNDGTDTLEVYDKQSTTGYHGYGATDLYAVDEHLGTMAEFKALVDDAHKAGIKVILDMVANHTGPYHPWVKDAPTPTWFHGTQAKHPDNTWQTWTLANAYAHDSLRGATLDGWFINILPDFNQDDPEVSRYLIQNTLWWVGMSGMDGIRQDTWPYVPVSFWRDWMGAIKRQYPTLRVVGEVFDGDPAMIRFFEGTKRTPGGVQTGVDYLFDFPLYYPIRDAFIGGKPLKGVAQMLMRDHLYDTPEALMPFLGLHDVSRFMGEKGATIEGLKLAFTTVLTTRGTPLVYYGDEIAIPGGPDPDNRRDFPGGWPGDARNAFEASGRTPEQQAVWQHVNTLLRTRAAHADLRMARPEHLAVTDQQFVYRRGRVVVALNNDSSAATVTVPGVIRGTDVLGVCAAAEGSGNRSTLRIPARASCVFVP; this is encoded by the coding sequence ATGACGCTGCTGCTGGCCCTGCTCGCGCCGCTGGCCGCCAGCGCGCAGGCTCCCATCGTTGAGAAAGTGGAGCCGCCGAATTGGTGGGCAAACCACTCCATCAATCCGGTGCGGGTGCTCATTCGGGGGCAGCATCTCACGGGGGCGCGGGTGGAATGCCCGCAACTTGCCTGTGGGGACGTGAAGGTCAATGTGCAGGGCACCTACGCATTCGTGGATGTGCGCATCGCGCCGTCCACGCGCCCCGGGGCGTATCCGCTGACGCTGCGTACGGCCAATGGCAGCGTGAAGGCGCCGTTCACGGTGGCAGCACAGCTGCCGGTACTGGGGCGCTTTCAGGGGTTCGGCGTAGACGACGTGGTGTATCTGCTCATGCCGGATCGTTTCGCGAACGGCGACACCACCAACGATCGCACGCCCAAGTCGCCCGACATTCTGGACCGCACCAAGGGCCGCTTCTATCACGGTGGCGACCTGGCCGGCGTGCGCCAGAAGCTGCCGTACCTCAAGCAGCTTGGCATCACCGCCATCTGGATGAATCCCATCTACGACAACAACGATGGGACCGATACGCTCGAGGTGTACGACAAGCAGTCCACCACCGGCTACCACGGCTACGGCGCCACCGACCTTTATGCGGTGGACGAACACCTCGGCACCATGGCCGAGTTCAAGGCGCTGGTGGATGACGCGCACAAGGCGGGGATCAAGGTGATCCTCGACATGGTGGCCAATCATACGGGGCCGTATCACCCATGGGTGAAGGATGCGCCCACCCCCACGTGGTTCCACGGCACCCAGGCGAAGCATCCGGACAACACGTGGCAAACGTGGACTCTCGCCAACGCCTATGCCCACGACTCGCTGCGGGGCGCCACGCTCGACGGCTGGTTCATCAACATCCTGCCCGATTTCAACCAGGATGATCCGGAGGTGTCGCGCTACCTCATCCAGAACACGCTATGGTGGGTGGGGATGAGCGGCATGGATGGAATTCGTCAGGACACGTGGCCGTATGTGCCGGTGTCCTTCTGGCGTGACTGGATGGGCGCCATCAAGCGACAGTACCCCACGCTGCGTGTGGTGGGCGAAGTGTTCGATGGCGACCCGGCGATGATCCGGTTCTTCGAAGGCACGAAGCGCACGCCGGGTGGCGTGCAAACCGGCGTGGATTATCTCTTCGACTTCCCGCTGTACTATCCCATTCGGGATGCGTTCATCGGTGGCAAGCCCCTCAAGGGCGTGGCACAGATGCTCATGCGCGACCACCTGTACGACACGCCCGAGGCGCTGATGCCGTTCCTCGGGCTGCACGACGTGTCGCGGTTCATGGGGGAGAAGGGCGCCACCATTGAGGGGCTCAAACTGGCGTTCACGACGGTGCTCACCACGCGTGGGACGCCGCTGGTGTACTACGGCGATGAGATCGCCATCCCCGGCGGGCCGGATCCCGACAACCGCCGTGATTTTCCGGGTGGTTGGCCGGGCGATGCGCGCAACGCTTTCGAAGCGAGTGGGCGCACGCCGGAGCAGCAGGCGGTGTGGCAGCATGTGAATACACTCCTGCGCACGCGCGCGGCGCACGCCGACCTGCGTATGGCACGCCCGGAGCACCTCGCGGTCACCGACCAGCAGTTCGTCTATCGCCGCGGCCGGGTCGTGGTGGCCCTCAACAACGACAGCAGCGCTGCCACGGTCACCGTACCAGGCGTGATTCGTGGCACCGACGTACTGGGTGTCTGTGCCGCGGCGGAGGGCTCGGGCAACCGCAGCACGTTGCGCATTCCGGCACGGGCGAGCTGTGTATTTGTTCCGTGA